A single window of Rhizobium indicum DNA harbors:
- a CDS encoding DUF475 domain-containing protein, with translation MNQPVTQSSLSYFRWAFIVTALGLVLGAVLGWQTTGTIGGMATVFFICTVLAVLEISLSFDNAIVNANKLKEMTPVWQQRFLTWGIIIAVFGMRIVFPLAIVAIAAQIGPWDALVLAAREPAEYARIMNDAHLPIAAFGGTFLMMVGLNYFFDYKKEIHWLPGLERVMARSAAIKGIEIAVVLALMLVFSWLIGGEEATVFVNCALYGLLTFLAVEVVGGLLDASQKTMSAAAKGGLGAFIYLEVLDASFSFDGVIGAFALTQNLFVIAIGLGIGAMYVRSMTIMLVEKGTLAEYRYLEHGAFYAILILSVIMYAQTLVHIPEVITGLGGAALIGLSLWSSIRHNRRERVEDHGARQEELRA, from the coding sequence ATGAATCAACCCGTGACCCAATCCTCGCTCAGCTATTTCCGCTGGGCTTTCATCGTCACTGCCCTCGGCCTCGTTCTCGGCGCGGTGCTCGGCTGGCAGACGACCGGTACGATCGGCGGCATGGCGACCGTCTTCTTCATCTGCACGGTGCTTGCGGTGCTGGAGATCTCGCTCTCCTTCGATAATGCCATCGTCAACGCCAACAAGCTGAAGGAGATGACGCCGGTCTGGCAGCAGCGCTTCCTTACCTGGGGCATCATCATCGCCGTCTTCGGCATGCGCATCGTCTTCCCGCTGGCAATCGTCGCGATCGCGGCACAGATCGGCCCTTGGGATGCTCTGGTGCTTGCCGCACGCGAGCCGGCCGAATATGCCCGTATCATGAACGACGCGCATCTGCCGATCGCAGCCTTCGGCGGCACTTTCCTGATGATGGTCGGCCTCAACTACTTCTTTGACTACAAGAAGGAAATCCACTGGCTTCCCGGCCTGGAAAGGGTGATGGCGCGTTCGGCCGCCATCAAGGGTATCGAAATCGCCGTCGTGCTGGCGCTGATGCTGGTTTTCTCCTGGCTGATCGGCGGGGAGGAAGCGACCGTCTTCGTCAACTGCGCCCTCTACGGCCTGCTCACCTTCCTCGCGGTCGAGGTGGTCGGCGGGCTGCTCGATGCCTCGCAAAAGACGATGAGTGCCGCCGCCAAGGGCGGTCTAGGCGCCTTCATCTATCTGGAGGTGCTGGATGCAAGCTTTTCCTTCGACGGCGTCATCGGCGCCTTCGCGCTGACGCAGAACCTCTTCGTCATCGCGATCGGCCTCGGCATCGGCGCCATGTACGTGCGCTCGATGACGATCATGCTGGTGGAGAAGGGAACGCTTGCCGAATACCGCTATCTCGAGCATGGCGCCTTCTACGCCATCCTGATCCTCTCGGTGATCATGTATGCGCAGACCCTGGTGCATATCCCCGAGGTTATCACCGGGCTCGGCGGCGCGGCCTTGATCGGCCTGTCCCTCTGGTCGTCCATCCGCCACAACAGACGCGAAAGGGTGGAGGATCACGGCGCCCGGCAGGAGGAGCTTCGCGCCTGA
- a CDS encoding MgtC/SapB family protein, with amino-acid sequence MDLIIADIIPESRIHYPVIFARLFGAIVFGGLIGFEREARDRPAGFRTHILISLAAALFAIISIEAVHMPGFTDDEQVRIDPLRVIEAVTAGVAFLAAGMIVFARGRVHGLTTGAGMWLSGAIGLAMGFGYWPIAFFTTIVAICVLFAFGKLEQRFGFNSGQRVDRDEHK; translated from the coding sequence ATGGATCTTATTATCGCCGACATAATACCGGAGTCGCGTATCCACTATCCCGTCATTTTCGCCCGCCTCTTCGGCGCCATCGTCTTCGGCGGGCTGATCGGCTTCGAGCGTGAGGCCCGCGACCGCCCGGCAGGCTTCCGCACCCATATTCTGATCAGTCTTGCCGCTGCCCTCTTCGCCATCATCTCGATCGAGGCAGTGCACATGCCGGGTTTTACCGATGACGAGCAGGTGCGCATCGATCCGCTACGTGTCATCGAGGCCGTGACCGCCGGCGTCGCCTTTCTTGCCGCCGGCATGATCGTCTTTGCAAGAGGTCGGGTGCACGGGCTGACTACGGGCGCCGGCATGTGGCTCTCCGGCGCCATCGGCCTCGCCATGGGCTTCGGCTATTGGCCGATTGCTTTCTTCACGACGATCGTCGCCATCTGCGTACTCTTCGCCTTCGGTAAACTCGAACAACGATTCGGCTTTAATTCCGGACAGCGTGTCGATCGCGATGAACACAAATAG
- a CDS encoding porin — protein sequence MNIKSLLLGSAAALAAVSGAQAADAIVAAEPEPVEYVRVCDAYGTGYFYIPGTETCLKINGYIRFQVDVAPNASSIGAGGGGSVANDSDWDARTRGQVQFTAKSDTEYGPLTGVIVMQFNADNASAQKAILDSAYIDIAGFRAGLFYSWWDDGLSGETDDIGSPVTLHNSIRYQYETDAFYAGISVDELEDSPFYDGETANNVGVAVGLGGKAGAFSYQITAGYDTDNEEGAVRAMGTVAVGPGTLGLAVVYASNPNAYYNKAEWAIAAEYAIKATDKLKITPAVQYYNNYGITAGEFNDDNDAWKVGLTVDYQIVDNLSTKISVQYLDPDNASDVTSGFFRLQRAF from the coding sequence ATGAACATTAAGAGCCTTCTTCTCGGCTCCGCTGCAGCACTTGCAGCAGTATCCGGCGCTCAGGCTGCTGACGCTATCGTTGCTGCCGAGCCGGAACCGGTTGAATACGTTCGCGTCTGCGACGCCTACGGCACCGGCTACTTCTACATCCCGGGCACCGAAACCTGCCTCAAGATCAACGGTTACATCCGTTTCCAGGTTGACGTTGCTCCGAACGCCAGCTCGATCGGCGCCGGCGGCGGTGGTTCTGTCGCTAACGACTCGGACTGGGACGCCCGTACGCGTGGTCAGGTTCAGTTCACGGCCAAGAGCGACACCGAATATGGTCCGCTGACCGGCGTTATCGTCATGCAGTTCAATGCTGACAACGCTTCGGCTCAGAAGGCCATTCTCGACTCCGCCTACATCGACATCGCCGGCTTCCGCGCTGGTCTGTTCTACAGCTGGTGGGACGATGGTCTCTCCGGCGAAACGGACGATATCGGTTCTCCGGTAACGCTGCATAACTCCATCCGTTATCAGTACGAAACCGACGCTTTCTACGCTGGCATCAGCGTTGATGAGCTGGAAGACAGCCCGTTCTATGACGGCGAAACCGCCAACAACGTTGGCGTTGCAGTCGGTCTCGGCGGCAAGGCTGGTGCATTCAGCTACCAGATCACTGCCGGTTACGACACCGACAACGAAGAAGGCGCCGTCCGCGCTATGGGTACGGTTGCTGTCGGTCCGGGCACGCTCGGCCTCGCAGTTGTCTACGCGAGCAACCCGAACGCCTATTACAACAAGGCTGAGTGGGCGATCGCTGCTGAATACGCCATCAAGGCGACCGACAAGCTGAAGATCACCCCGGCTGTTCAGTACTACAACAACTACGGCATCACTGCTGGCGAGTTCAACGACGACAATGATGCCTGGAAGGTCGGTCTGACGGTTGATTACCAGATCGTCGACAACCTCTCCACCAAGATTTCGGTTCAGTACCTCGATCCGGACAATGCTAGCGACGTTACCTCGGGCTTCTTCCGCCTGCAGCGCGCGTTCTGA
- the cpdR1 gene encoding response regulator CpdR1: MTQKILLAEDDNDMRRFLVKALEKAGYKVLSYDNGASAYDRLREEPFSLLLTDIVMPEMDGIELARRATELDPDLKVMFITGFAAVALNPDSKAPKDAKVLSKPFHLRDLVDEVNKMLAA, translated from the coding sequence ATGACTCAGAAGATACTTCTCGCCGAAGACGACAACGACATGCGCCGCTTCCTCGTGAAAGCGCTCGAAAAGGCCGGCTACAAGGTCCTTTCCTATGACAATGGCGCCAGCGCCTATGACCGGCTGCGCGAGGAGCCGTTTTCCCTGCTGCTGACCGATATCGTCATGCCCGAGATGGACGGCATCGAGTTGGCGCGCCGCGCCACCGAGCTCGACCCCGACCTGAAGGTGATGTTCATCACGGGTTTTGCCGCCGTGGCGCTGAACCCTGATTCGAAGGCGCCGAAGGATGCCAAGGTCCTTTCCAAGCCTTTCCACCTGCGCGATCTCGTCGACGAGGTCAACAAGATGCTTGCCGCGTAA
- a CDS encoding N-formylglutamate amidohydrolase: MPEIREYELFEVHEPVSQTIPFVYNSPHSGRIYPPEFIAQSRLEGIAIRRSEDHYVDELFGSAVALGAPLLAANFPRAYLDVNREPYELDPRMFDGLLPPYANVNSLRVAGGLGTIPRIVAENMEIYARRLPVQEGLDRVEAVYKPYHAALRRLIARTHVQFGFGVLIDCHSMPGNVRVAGSTARPDFIIGDRYGTSASAELSRAAIAILEEMGFAAIRNKPYAGGFITEHYGRPSRGLHALQIEVNRAIYVDEVTLEKREDFAAVADAVTDFMQQMAEYVEKFAGDRALAAE, translated from the coding sequence GTGCCGGAAATACGCGAATACGAGCTTTTTGAGGTTCATGAGCCCGTGTCGCAGACCATTCCCTTCGTCTACAACTCCCCCCATAGCGGCCGCATTTATCCACCGGAATTTATTGCTCAGTCAAGGCTGGAGGGCATCGCCATCCGCCGTTCCGAGGATCACTATGTCGACGAGCTCTTCGGCTCGGCCGTCGCACTCGGCGCGCCGCTGCTGGCGGCCAACTTCCCGCGCGCCTATCTCGACGTCAATCGCGAGCCTTACGAGCTCGATCCGCGGATGTTCGACGGGTTGCTGCCGCCCTATGCCAATGTCAATTCGCTCAGGGTCGCCGGCGGGCTCGGCACCATTCCGCGCATCGTCGCCGAGAACATGGAGATCTATGCGCGGCGCCTGCCGGTGCAGGAGGGGCTCGATCGCGTCGAAGCGGTCTACAAGCCCTATCATGCGGCGCTTCGCCGGCTGATCGCGCGAACGCATGTGCAGTTCGGCTTCGGCGTGCTGATCGACTGCCATTCCATGCCCGGCAACGTGCGCGTTGCCGGCAGCACTGCGCGACCTGATTTCATCATTGGTGATCGCTACGGCACCAGCGCTTCGGCCGAACTTTCGCGCGCGGCCATCGCCATCCTCGAGGAAATGGGTTTTGCGGCGATCCGCAACAAGCCCTATGCCGGCGGCTTCATCACCGAACATTACGGCCGGCCTTCGCGCGGCCTGCATGCGCTGCAGATCGAGGTGAACCGAGCGATCTATGTCGATGAAGTGACGCTGGAGAAACGAGAGGATTTCGCCGCAGTGGCCGACGCCGTCACGGACTTCATGCAGCAGATGGCGGAATATGTCGAGAAATTTGCCGGCGACCGGGCGCTGGCCGCCGAATAG
- the hisN gene encoding histidinol-phosphatase — protein sequence MFPDRSFFNRLAEAARAETLPRFRSGLDVTNKLSSGFDPVTEGDRAAELAIRALIEESFPGHGILGEEHGNVGLDREYVWVIDPIDGTRAFISGVPVWGTLIGLQKDGRAIMGMIEQPFTGERYFADQNGSIYTGPEGERRLATRQCDALSNAILFTTSPHLFAGEEMEKYREIESQVRLFRYGCDCYAYALLAAGHVDLVVENSLKPYDVGGIIPVIEGAGGIITTWDGGRPENGGSIIAAGSRAVYEQAIAILQR from the coding sequence ATGTTTCCTGACCGTTCGTTCTTCAATCGCCTGGCGGAGGCTGCTCGAGCCGAAACGCTGCCGCGCTTCCGCTCCGGCCTCGATGTCACGAACAAGCTTTCCTCCGGTTTCGATCCGGTGACGGAGGGCGACCGGGCGGCCGAACTCGCCATCCGGGCGCTGATCGAGGAGAGTTTCCCCGGCCACGGCATTCTCGGCGAGGAACACGGCAATGTCGGGCTCGACCGCGAATATGTCTGGGTGATCGATCCGATCGACGGCACGCGCGCCTTCATATCGGGTGTGCCGGTATGGGGAACGCTGATCGGCCTGCAGAAGGATGGCAGGGCGATCATGGGCATGATCGAACAACCCTTTACCGGCGAGCGTTATTTCGCCGACCAGAACGGCTCGATCTATACCGGGCCGGAGGGCGAGCGGCGTCTGGCGACGCGCCAGTGCGATGCGCTTTCGAACGCCATCCTGTTCACCACCTCGCCGCATCTCTTTGCCGGCGAGGAGATGGAGAAATACCGCGAGATCGAGAGCCAGGTGCGGCTCTTCCGCTACGGCTGCGACTGCTATGCCTATGCGCTGCTTGCCGCCGGTCATGTCGATCTCGTCGTCGAAAACAGCCTGAAGCCTTATGATGTCGGCGGCATCATTCCCGTCATCGAGGGGGCGGGCGGCATCATCACCACCTGGGACGGCGGACGGCCGGAAAACGGCGGCTCGATCATCGCTGCCGGCAGCCGCGCAGTCTACGAACAGGCAATCGCCATCCTGCAGCGCTAA
- a CDS encoding alpha/beta fold hydrolase, translating to MDQVLYSTPDNPAPENRTEGFFETHDGHQLRYAVFRSGGQIAKGTVVILHGRNEYIEKYFETIRDLTAKGLWVATFDLRGQGGSSRLMKRRNHGHIRRFADYERDLDTFLEKVVLPDTRLPFYLLAHSTGGLIALSAAPYLTTRIDRMVLSAPFIGLTGQSASPRVIRALAGTLTAVGLGFLPLTSKLKEPNFSDNPLTSDEHRFERNVAMMKAYPELTLGPPTARWLIEAFRTMDRVTSPYHLFSITIPTIVIAPTRDGVVPYTAQERLSRYFRAGQLVPINGARHEIFQERDIYRAAALAAFHAFIPGSDAEENQDVAALGT from the coding sequence ATGGATCAGGTTCTCTATTCGACGCCCGATAATCCCGCCCCGGAAAACCGCACGGAAGGGTTCTTCGAAACCCATGACGGCCACCAGTTGCGTTACGCCGTCTTCCGCTCGGGTGGCCAGATTGCCAAGGGCACCGTCGTCATCCTTCACGGCCGAAACGAATATATCGAGAAATATTTCGAAACGATCCGCGACCTCACGGCCAAGGGTCTCTGGGTCGCGACCTTCGACCTGCGCGGCCAGGGCGGTTCGTCACGGCTCATGAAGCGCCGCAACCATGGCCACATCCGCCGCTTTGCCGATTACGAGCGTGATCTCGATACCTTCCTGGAAAAGGTGGTGCTGCCGGATACCCGCCTGCCCTTCTATCTGCTCGCGCATTCCACCGGCGGCCTGATCGCACTGTCCGCCGCGCCCTATCTCACCACCCGTATCGATCGCATGGTGCTGTCGGCGCCCTTCATCGGCCTGACCGGCCAGTCGGCCTCGCCCCGCGTCATCCGCGCTCTCGCCGGCACGCTGACTGCCGTCGGCCTCGGCTTCCTGCCGCTGACCTCGAAACTGAAGGAGCCGAACTTCAGCGATAACCCGCTGACCTCGGACGAACACCGCTTCGAGCGCAATGTCGCAATGATGAAGGCCTATCCGGAATTGACGCTCGGGCCGCCGACGGCCCGCTGGCTGATCGAGGCTTTTCGCACGATGGACCGGGTCACCTCACCCTACCATCTCTTCTCGATCACCATCCCGACCATCGTCATCGCCCCGACGCGCGACGGTGTCGTGCCCTATACGGCGCAGGAGCGGCTTTCGCGTTATTTCCGTGCCGGCCAGCTGGTGCCGATCAACGGCGCCCGTCACGAGATCTTTCAGGAGCGCGATATCTACCGCGCCGCCGCCCTTGCGGCCTTCCACGCCTTCATTCCCGGCAGCGATGCCGAAGAAAACCAGGACGTCGCAGCCCTCGGCACGTGA
- a CDS encoding Hsp20 family protein, whose amino-acid sequence MRHVDFSPLYRSTVGFDRLFTMLDSLAQPEQAQTYPPYNIERTGENTYRITMAVAGFDETELSIEAHAHVLSVKGEKNEEPAESGEFLYRGIAKRAFERRFQLADHVEVTAASLKNGLLHIDLLRNIPEAMKPRKITIAAEPVEAPKAIEAQIING is encoded by the coding sequence ATGCGTCACGTAGACTTCTCTCCCCTTTATCGTTCAACCGTCGGTTTCGACCGGCTCTTCACCATGCTCGACAGCCTTGCCCAGCCGGAGCAGGCGCAGACCTATCCGCCCTATAATATCGAGCGCACCGGTGAAAACACCTATCGCATCACCATGGCCGTTGCCGGTTTCGACGAGACCGAACTTTCGATCGAAGCCCATGCCCATGTGCTGTCCGTGAAGGGTGAAAAGAACGAGGAACCTGCCGAAAGCGGCGAATTCCTCTACCGAGGCATTGCCAAGCGCGCCTTCGAGCGCCGCTTCCAGCTTGCCGATCATGTCGAGGTGACCGCCGCTTCGCTGAAGAACGGCCTGCTGCACATCGACCTTCTGCGCAATATTCCCGAGGCCATGAAGCCCCGCAAGATTACAATTGCCGCAGAACCGGTCGAGGCTCCGAAGGCCATCGAAGCGCAGATCATCAACGGCTAA
- a CDS encoding bile acid:sodium symporter family protein — MDDRTMTVLSSRETAMRRFLPDTFTILLVCTVILASLLPARGTFADYFGIATDLAIALLFFLHGARLSRDVVISGLLHWRLHIVILLTTFGIFPLLGMALGLIPDTILPQPLYLGILFLCVLPSTVQSSIAFTSMAGGNVPAAICSASASNIFGMFLTPLLVGLLFSVGGHGGFSFDALEQILLQLLAPFIIGQVLQPWIGDWIRAKKKILMPVDRGSILMVVYLAFSTAVVEGLWHTFSIANIAVVIAADMVLLAIVLVLTMFGSRWLGFNKADQITITFCGSKKSLASGVPMANVIFAGQSIGAIVLPLMLFHQIQLMVCAVIAQKYAAAAARRATEKEMKEAGSPA, encoded by the coding sequence ATGGACGACAGAACAATGACTGTTTTATCAAGCCGCGAGACCGCCATGCGCCGCTTTCTGCCCGATACATTCACCATCCTGCTCGTCTGCACCGTCATCCTTGCCTCGTTGCTGCCGGCGCGCGGCACGTTCGCGGATTATTTCGGCATCGCCACCGATCTTGCTATCGCGCTGCTGTTTTTCCTGCATGGCGCCCGCCTGTCGCGCGACGTGGTCATATCAGGCCTGCTGCACTGGCGCCTGCATATCGTCATCCTGCTGACGACCTTCGGCATCTTCCCGCTGCTCGGCATGGCGCTCGGGCTGATCCCCGACACGATCCTGCCGCAGCCGCTTTATCTCGGCATCCTCTTCCTCTGCGTCCTGCCGTCCACGGTGCAGTCGTCGATCGCCTTCACCTCGATGGCGGGCGGCAATGTGCCCGCCGCCATCTGCTCGGCCTCTGCATCCAACATCTTCGGCATGTTCCTGACGCCGCTGCTCGTCGGCCTGCTGTTTTCCGTCGGCGGCCATGGCGGCTTCTCCTTCGACGCATTAGAGCAGATCCTGCTGCAGCTGCTTGCCCCCTTCATCATCGGCCAGGTCCTGCAGCCCTGGATCGGCGACTGGATTCGCGCCAAGAAGAAAATCCTGATGCCTGTCGACCGCGGCTCGATCCTGATGGTCGTCTATCTTGCCTTCAGCACGGCGGTGGTCGAGGGCCTGTGGCACACCTTCTCGATCGCCAATATCGCCGTCGTCATCGCCGCCGACATGGTTCTGCTGGCAATTGTCCTGGTGCTGACGATGTTCGGCAGCCGGTGGCTGGGCTTCAACAAGGCCGACCAGATCACCATCACCTTCTGCGGCTCGAAGAAGAGCCTCGCAAGCGGCGTACCGATGGCGAACGTCATCTTCGCCGGCCAGTCGATCGGCGCGATCGTGCTGCCGCTGATGCTGTTCCACCAGATCCAGCTGATGGTCTGCGCCGTCATTGCCCAGAAATACGCCGCCGCCGCGGCCCGCCGCGCAACGGAAAAAGAGATGAAAGAGGCCGGCAGCCCGGCCTAA
- a CDS encoding LysR substrate-binding domain-containing protein, giving the protein MLDLSQLRSFVAVEQMGSFTLAAERLGLGQSTVSQHIQRLEAALGRRLLARDTHKVMLTGDGEALLSHARAMLSIEGQVQSLFKNNSLRGSLRLGVSEDFVTSQLPAVLEDFVRSHPSVDLELTVALSGVLYEMQDNGEIDLVLAKRRLGDARGKLVYREPLVWLARDPERVLASGPLPLIAFPPPSVTRVIALEALGRNGVPWRIVCTCGSLSGLTAAARAGMGVLVQPRSMAPSGLKEIAVGKLPALEDVEFVLVPRKGADQALVSALSEDILQKVRGLRSA; this is encoded by the coding sequence ATGCTGGACCTTTCGCAATTGCGCAGTTTCGTCGCCGTCGAACAGATGGGCAGTTTCACGCTCGCCGCCGAAAGGCTGGGCCTCGGGCAGTCGACGGTCAGTCAGCACATCCAGCGGCTGGAGGCAGCGCTCGGGCGCAGGCTGCTGGCACGCGATACGCATAAGGTGATGCTGACCGGCGATGGCGAGGCGCTGTTGTCGCATGCGCGCGCCATGCTTTCGATCGAGGGGCAGGTACAGTCGCTGTTTAAGAACAACAGCCTGCGCGGCAGCCTGCGGCTCGGCGTGTCGGAGGACTTCGTCACCAGCCAGCTGCCGGCGGTGCTGGAGGATTTCGTTCGTTCGCACCCTTCGGTCGACCTCGAACTGACAGTGGCGCTTTCCGGCGTTCTTTACGAGATGCAGGACAATGGCGAGATTGATCTGGTGCTCGCCAAGCGCCGGCTCGGCGATGCGCGCGGAAAGCTCGTCTATCGCGAGCCGCTCGTCTGGCTGGCGCGCGATCCCGAGCGTGTGCTTGCCTCCGGCCCTTTGCCGCTGATCGCCTTTCCGCCGCCGAGCGTGACACGAGTGATCGCGCTCGAAGCGCTCGGGCGAAACGGGGTGCCGTGGCGGATCGTCTGCACCTGCGGCAGCCTGAGCGGGCTGACGGCGGCGGCGCGGGCCGGAATGGGCGTGCTGGTGCAGCCACGCAGCATGGCGCCCTCAGGACTGAAGGAGATTGCGGTCGGAAAACTTCCGGCGCTGGAGGATGTGGAATTTGTGCTGGTGCCGCGCAAGGGAGCCGATCAGGCGCTGGTTTCAGCACTGTCGGAGGATATTCTGCAAAAGGTGAGGGGACTGAGGTCGGCGTGA
- a CDS encoding threonine aldolase family protein, translating to MFFASDNWAGAHKSIAERLLTESTGFAAAYGAGDLDRKVEARFSEIFEREVSVFFVATGTAANSLSLASVQRPGGITFCHSEAHVIEDECGAPEFFSGAARLVAIDGEAGKIDPAKLSAKIASFPEDAVHHGRASAVTITQATEIGTVYSLPEIGEIAAISRKRNLPLHMDGARFANALVALGATPAEMTWKRGVDMLSFGGTKNGCWCAEAIVFFNPDQAREMPFIRKRAAQLFSKSRFIAAQFDAYFKNDLWLDLARHSNGMADRLRAGIGTSNSARLAWPTASNEVFAVVSKSAAKTAEERGAKFYAWPVPAAMPELVSESETLIRLVTSFATTEADVDGFLKCLAA from the coding sequence ATGTTCTTTGCTTCCGATAACTGGGCCGGCGCCCACAAATCCATTGCCGAACGTCTGCTGACGGAATCGACCGGCTTTGCCGCGGCCTATGGCGCCGGCGATCTCGACAGGAAGGTCGAGGCCCGTTTTTCCGAGATCTTCGAGCGTGAGGTTTCGGTTTTCTTCGTCGCCACCGGCACGGCCGCCAACTCCCTATCGCTGGCAAGCGTCCAGCGGCCCGGCGGCATCACCTTCTGCCATTCGGAGGCCCATGTGATCGAGGATGAATGCGGCGCGCCGGAATTTTTCTCCGGCGCCGCCCGCCTCGTTGCCATTGACGGCGAAGCCGGCAAGATCGATCCGGCAAAGCTTTCGGCGAAGATCGCAAGCTTTCCCGAGGATGCCGTCCATCACGGCCGCGCCAGCGCGGTGACCATCACCCAGGCGACCGAGATCGGCACCGTCTACTCCTTGCCGGAGATCGGCGAGATCGCCGCCATATCAAGGAAGCGCAATCTGCCGCTCCACATGGACGGCGCCCGCTTCGCCAACGCCCTGGTCGCACTCGGCGCCACACCGGCCGAAATGACCTGGAAGCGCGGCGTCGACATGCTGTCCTTCGGCGGCACCAAGAACGGCTGCTGGTGTGCTGAAGCGATCGTCTTCTTCAATCCGGATCAGGCTCGGGAAATGCCTTTCATCCGCAAGCGCGCCGCCCAGCTCTTCTCCAAGTCGCGTTTCATCGCCGCCCAGTTCGATGCCTATTTCAAAAACGATCTCTGGCTCGATCTCGCCCGCCATTCGAACGGCATGGCCGACCGGCTGCGCGCCGGTATCGGCACGAGCAACTCCGCCCGCCTCGCCTGGCCGACCGCGTCCAACGAAGTCTTTGCCGTCGTCAGCAAAAGTGCCGCAAAAACTGCGGAGGAAAGGGGCGCGAAATTTTACGCATGGCCGGTCCCGGCGGCAATGCCCGAACTCGTTTCCGAAAGCGAAACCCTGATCCGCCTCGTCACCAGCTTCGCGACCACCGAAGCGGATGTCGATGGCTTCTTGAAGTGCCTGGCCGCCTGA